From one Trifolium pratense cultivar HEN17-A07 linkage group LG1, ARS_RC_1.1, whole genome shotgun sequence genomic stretch:
- the LOC123919881 gene encoding protein MOR1 isoform X2 — protein MSEEEKLLKEAKKLPWEDRLAHKNWKVRNEANIDLASLCDSITDPKDPRIREFGHFFKKTVADSNAPVQEKALDALIAYLRAADADAGRFGKEVCDAVVAKCLTGRPKTVEKAQAVFLLWVELEAVDAFLDAMEKAIKNKVAKAVVPAIDVMFQALSEFGSKIVPPKRILKMLPELFDHQDQNVRASSKGLTLELCRWIGKDNVKSILFEKMRDTMKKELEAEVVNVTGTAKPSRKIRSEQDKEPEQETISEVVGPGPAEESGADAPQEIDEYELVDPVDILTPLEKSGFWDGVKATKWLERKEAVGELTKLASTKRISPGDFSEVCRTLKKLITDVNIAVAVEAIQAIGNLARGLRTHFSASSRFLLPVLLEKLKEKKPTMTEALSQTLQAMHKAGCISLVDIVEDVRTATKNKVPLVRSLTMNWVTFCIETSNKAIITKVHKDYVPICMECLNDGTPEVRDAAFSALAAIAKSVGMRPLERSLEKLDDVRRKKLSEMISGSEDAVPGGSSTASVQNTRASASSAETSEGAGKRSAASMLSGKRPVQAVPVAKKGGVVKSGANKKVDGVSQKAAKTIEAPEDVEPTEMGLEEIESRIGSLIQSDTIALLKSAVWKERLEAISSLKQQVEGLQNLDQSVEILIRLLCTLPGWGEKNVQVQQQVIEVTTHIASTATKFPKKCVVLCLSGLCERVADIKTRAHAMKCLTTFCEAVGPGFIFERVYKIMKEHKNPKVLSEGILWMVSAVEDFGVSLLKLKDLIDFLKEIGLQSSAAATRNASIKLLGVLHKFVGPDIKGFLTDVKPALLSALDTEYEKNPFEGASAVPRKTVRASDSSSSLVAGGLDSLPREDISGKVTPTLLKSFESPDWKVRMESVDAVNKILEEANKRIQSTGTGDLFGALRGRLNDSNKNIVMATLTTIGNVASAMGQAVEKSSKGILSDILKCLGDNKKHMRECVLNTLDSWLAAVHLDKMVPYVAIALVDSKLGAEGRKDLFDWLSRQLSGLSSFTEAAQLLKPASSAMADKSSDVRKAAETCINEILRVSGHEMIEKIVKDIHGPALTLVLEKIKPYGGFQESFESARAASVSVTSKGATKVGKSTASGVSKPGNRSVSSRVGVIKGAKSEPISVQDIAVQTQALLNINDSNKVLLAEVFIKHYLNSSKDVWFNCQSSCMQEDRERLVVRRFKFEDPRIEQTQDLESDMRRYFREDLHKRLLSQDFKKQVDGLEILQKALPSIVKEVIEVLDILLRWFVLQFCKSNTTCLLKVLEFLPELLDSLKDDGYSLTESEVAIFLPCLVEKLGHNIEKVREKMRELTKQFVVVYSASKCFPYILEGLRSKNNRTRIECADLVGFILDHHGAEINGQLKSLQIVASLTAERDGDIRKAALNALATGYKILGEDIWRFVGKLTDAQKSMLDDRFKWKVREMEKKKEGKPGEARAILRRSVRENGPDVAEQSGEMARSLAGPLLRRNYAQPDSNIERQLMSRPVAVASTPTDWNEALDIISFGSPEQSVEGMKVVCHELAQATSDPEGSAMDELEKDADRLVSCLANKVAKTFDFSLAGASSRSCKYVLNTLMQTFQNKRLAHAVKESTLDSLITELLLWLLDDNVPRMDDGSQLLKALNVLMLKILDNADRTSSFVVLINLLRPLDPSRWPSPAPNESLATRNQKFSDLVVKCLIKLTKVLQSTIYDVDLDRMLQSIHLYLQDLGMEEIRRRAGADDKPLRMVKTVLHELVKLRGAAIKGHLSMVPIDTNPKPIILAYIELNLETLAAARMLTASGPGGPNHWSDSATNNSAAGIHSADAQLKQELAAIFKKIGEKQTCTIGLYELYRITQLYPEVDIFDQLQNASEAFRTYIREGLAQMAKNAAAGRTPSSMPMPTPPPASLNISSPDFAPLSPVNANALNEAKLNVKTEPTNFNLPPSSYNEENRAVNAFASRVLSSDYAGVTSGTLDAIREKMKSMQLAAAAGSTDSGARPLTSVNDNMNHALPHSQIPLPSEHVGTENTLQGGVHPMDEKALSGLQARMERLKSGSLEPL, from the exons GATGCAATGGAGAAAGCGATAAAGAACAAAGTTGCTAAAGCGGTGGTGCCTGCAATAGATGTTATGTTTCAAGCTTTAAG TGAATTTGGATCTAAAATTGTGCCCccaaaaagaattttgaagatGCTTCCGGAACTCTTTGATCACCAAGATCAAAATGTTCGTGCATCCTCTAAAGGGTTGACTCTTGAACTTTGTCGCTGGATCGGTAAAGATAATGTAAAATCAATCTtgtttgagaaaatgagagacaCAATG AAAAAAGAGTTGGAAGCGGAAGTTGTAAATGTTACCGGAACAGCAAAGCCAAGTCGTAAAATAAG ATCTGAGCAAGACAAGGAACCTGAACAGGAAACTATATCTGAGGTTGTGGGTCCTGGCCCTGCTGAAGAATCTGGGGCTGATG CTCCTCAAGAAATAGATGAATATGAGCTTGTTGATCCTGTTGATATTTTGACTCCTCTGGAGAAATCAGGATTTTGGGATGGAGTG AAAGCTACCAAATGGCTTGAACGGAAGGAGGCTGTTGGTGAGCTAACGAAACTTGCATCAACCAAAAGAATTTCCCCTGGTGATTTTTCTGAAGTTTGTCGGACCTTAAAGAAG CTTATTACAGATGTGAATATTGCTGTTGCTGTTGAAGCTATCCAGGCCATTGGCAATCTTGCTCGTGGATTAAGAACCCATTTTTCTGCGAGTTCTCGTTTTTTATTGCCTGTTTTACTT gaaaaattgaaagagaaaaaaccTACAATGACCGAGGCATTGTCTCAGACTCTTCAAGCGATGCACAAAGCAGGATGCATTAGCCTTGTTGATATTGTTGAAG ATGTTAGGACAGCCACAAAAAACAAAGTTCCTCTTGTGCGATCATTAACAATGAACTGGGTTACATTTTGCATTGAAACAAGTAACAAGGCTATTATTACGAAGGTGCATAAGGATTATGTTCCAATCTGCATGGAG TGTCTAAATGACGGAACTCCTGAAGTTAGGGATGCTGCCTTTTCTGCACTGGCAGCAATAGCAAAG TCGGTTGGCATGCGACCTCTTGAGAGGTCATTGGAGAAACTTGATGATGTTAGAAGGAAAAAGCTTTCAGAAATGATTTCAGGTTCTGAAGATGCTGTGCCTGGTGGTTCTTCCACAG CTTCTGTGCAAAATACACGTGCAAGTGCATCTTCTGCAGAG ACTTCTGAAGGAGCTGGCAAAAGGTCAGCTGCAAGTATGCTTAGTGGAAAGAGACCTGTTCAGGCAGTG CCCGTCgccaagaaagggggggttgtAAAGTCTGGTGCAAACAAAAAAGTAGATGGAGTTTCACAAAAGGCTGCAAAAACGATTGAAGCACCCGAAGATGTTGAG CCCACTGAGATGGGTCTTGAAGAGATTGAAAGCCGAATAGGTTCTCTTATACAGTCAGATACCATCGCTCTATTAAAAAGTGCTGTGTGGAAGGAGCGTCTTGAAG CCATTTCTTCGCTGAAACAGCAAGTTGAAGGCTTACAGAACCTTGACCAATCTGTAGAAATATTGATTAGATTACTGTGCACGTTGCCTGGTTGGGGCGAGAAAAATGTTCAG GTTCAACAGCAGGTTATTGAAGTTACCACTCATATAGCTTCAACTGCAACTAAATTCCCAAAGAAGTGTGTAGTACTTTGTCTTTCGG GACTATGTGAGCGTGTAGCAGATATTAAGACACGTGCACATGCTATGAAATGCCTCACTACATTTTGTGAAGCAGTTGGTCCAGGATTCATTTTTGAAAGA GTCTATAAGATCATGAAGGAGCATAAGAATCCTAAGGTTCTTAGTGAGGGAATTTTGTGGATGGTTTCTGCTGTTGAGGATTTTGGTGTATCTCTTTTAAAGCTTAAG GATTTAATTGATTTTCTTAAAGAAATTGGTCTGCAGTCAAGTGCAGCTGCTACTAGAAATGCATCAATTAAACTCTTGGGTGTTCTGCATAAATTTGTTGGTCCAG ACATAAAAGGGTTTCTCACCGATGTTAAGCCTGCACTGCTGAGTGCTCTTGACACCGAATACGAGAAGAACCCATTTGAG GGTGCATCTGCAGTTCCCAGAAAAACTGTCAGGGCATCAGATTCATCCTCATCCTTGGTGGCTGGTGGGCTGGATAGCTTGCCTCGTGAAGATATTAGTGGAAAGGTTACTCCGACTCTCTTGAAGAGTTTCGAAAGCCCTGATTGGAAG GTTCGTATGGAGTCTGTTGATGCTGTAAACAAAATACTGGAAGAGGCTAATAAGCGCATTCAATCAACTGGAACTG GTGATTTATTTGGCGCTCTTAGGGGACGGCTCAATGATAGCAACAAAAACATAGTCATGGCTACCTTGACAACAATTGGTAATGTTGCATCTGCAATGGGTCAAGCTGTTGAGAAGTCAAGCAAA GGCATTCTGTCGGATATATTGAAATGTCTTGGGGACAATAAGAAGCACATGAGAGAATGTGTACTGAATACTCTTGACTCTTGGCTTGCTGCTGTTCATCTTGATAAAATG GTTCCTTATGTTGCAATTGCTTTGGTGGATTCTAAACTTGGCGCTGAAGGGCGTAAAGATCTTTTTGATTGGTTATCCAGGCAACTTTCTGGGTTAAGTAGTTTTACTGAAGCTGCTCAACTTCTGAAGCCAGCCTCTTCTGCAATGGCT GATAAATCCTCTGATGTTCGCAAGGCGGCAGAGACTTGTATTAATGAGATACTTAGAGTTAGTGGGCATGAAATG ATTGAAAAGATTGTTAAAGACATTCATGGACCAGCACTGACACTTGTTCTTGAGAAGATAAAACCATATGGAGGTTTTCAAG AGTCATTCGAGTCAGCCAGAGCAGCTTCAGTGAGTGTAACATCGAAAGGTGCTACAAAGGTTGGGAAATCAACTGCAAGTGGTGTTTCAAAACCTGGAAATAGATCTGTATCTTCG AGAGTCGGGGTAATAAAGGGTGCCAAGTCGGAACCAATATCTGTTCAAGATATAGCAGTCCAAACTCAGGCCTTGCTAAATATCAATGATTCAAATAAGGTATTGTTGGCCGAAGTATTTATCAAACATTACTTAAATTCTTCAAAAGATGTATGGTTTAACTGTCAATCGTCTTGCATGCAGGAAGATAGAGAGAGATTGGTTGTTCGAAGGTTTAAGTTTGAAGATCCACGAATTGAGCAAACTCAAGATCTTGAG AGTGATATGAGGAGGTATTTCAGAGAGGATTTACATAAGAGACTCTTAAGTCAAGATTTTAAGAAGCAAGTTGACGGACTTGAAATTCTGCAGAAG GCACTTCCATCCATTGTTAAGGAAGTTATAGAAGTTTTGGATATTCTCTTGAGGTGGTTTGTGTTGCAGTTCTGCAAATCAAACACAACATGTCTATTAAAG GTGCTGGAATTTCTTCCTGAACTGCTTGACAGTTTGAAGGATGATGGGTACTCTTTAACAGAGTCTGAAGTGGCAATTTTTCTTCCTTGCCTTGTAGAGAAG TTAGGGCATAACATTGAGAAAGTACGTGAAAAAATGCGGGAGCTGACTAAACAATTTGTTGTGGTATATTCCGCATCCAAATGTTTCCCTTATATATTGGAAGGGTTGCGCTCTAAGAACAACCGGACTCGAATTGAATGTGCTGATCTTGTAGGATTTATTCTTGATCATCATGGGGCTGAG ATTAATGGGCAGCTGAAATCATTGCAAATTGTTGCAAGTTTAACGGCTGAACGTGATGGGGATATTAGGAAAGCTGCATTAAATGCACTTGCCACCGGTTATAAGATTCTAG GTGAGGACATATGGAGATTTGTTGGGAAACTAACAGATGCTCAAAAAAGCATGTTAGATGATAGATTTAAGTGGAAG GTCCGTGAGatggaaaagaaaaaggaaggaaaGCCAGGGGAAGCGAGGGCTATTTTACGGCGTTCTGTCAGGGAAAATGG GCCTGATGTCGCAGAGCAAAGTGGAGAAATGGCTAGATCTCTTGCTGGTCCATTATTGAG GAGAAATTATGCTCAACCAGATAGTAACATTGAGAGACAATTGATGTCTCGTCCTGTGGCTGTTGCCAGTACCCCCACTGATTGGAATGAAGCACTAGACATTATTTCTTTCGGTTCTCCCGAGCAG TCAGTTGAAGGAATGAAAGTTGTTTGCCATGAGTTAGCTCAGGCAACTAGTGATCCAGAAGGCAGTGCTATGGATGAACTTGAGAAAGATGCAGACAGGCTAGTTTCATGCCTTGCAAATAAG GTTGCAAAAACTTTTGACTTCAGTTTGGCTGGAGCTTCATCGCGGTCCTGTAAATATGTGCTCAACACGCTCATGCag ACTTTTCAAAATAAAAGATTAGCACATGCTGTAAAAGAGAGCACTCTTGACAGTCTCATTACCGAGCTTCTTCTGTGGCTATTGGATGATAATGTTCCTCGTATGGATGATGGTAGCCAGTTGTTGAAAGCACTGAATGTATTGATGCTTAAGATTCTT GATAACGCAGATCGAACATCATCTTTTGTTGTCCTAATTAATCTCTTACGTCCACTAGATCCATCGAGGTGGCCTTCACCAGCGCCAAATGAGTCACTTGCTACCAGAAATCAGAAGTTTTCTGATCTGGTTGTGAAATGCCTTATAAAGCTTACAAAG GTTCTTCAGAGCACCATCTATGATGTTGACCTCGATCGCATGCTTCAAAGCATCCATCTATACTTGCAAGACTTGGGAATGGAGGAAATTAGGAGAAG GGCTGGTGCGGATGACAAACCATTGCGAATGGTGAAAACTGTTCTGCATGAACTTGTTAAGCTTCGTGGTGCAGCAATAAAGGGTCATCTTTCAATGGTTCCTATCGATACAAACCCTAAACCTATCATCCTTGCTTACATTGAGCTTAATCTCGAG ACTCTGGCTGCTGCAAGAATGTTGACTGCATCTGGCCCCGGGGGACCAAACCATTGGAGTGATTCAGCAACCAATAATTCAGCAGCTGGAATACATTCTGCTGATGCTCAGTTGAAG CAAGAGTTGGCTGCAATATTTAAGAAGATTGGGGAGAAGCAAACTTGCACAATTGGACTATATGAACTTTATCGGATTACTCAATTGTACCCAGAG GTTGACATATTTGATCAGCTTCAAAATGCTAGTGAGGCATTTCGCACTTACATCAGAGAAGGTCTTGCCCAG ATGGCGAAAAATGCTGCAGCTGGAAGAACTCCGTCAAGTATGCCAATGCCTACTCCTCCACCAGCATCTTTAAATATATCTTCCCCAGATTTTGCGCCACTCTCTCCTGTAAATGCAAATGCGTTGAATGAAGCTAAATTAAATGTGAAAACTGAACCAACAAATTTCAATCTACCCCCATCATCATATAATGAGGAGAATAGGGCTGTGAATGCCTTTGCATCGAGAGTGTTAAGTTCTGACTATGCCGGAg TAACAAGTGGGACATTGGATGCAATTAGAGAGAAAATGAAGAGTATGCAATTAGCAGCTGCGGCTGGGAGTACAGATTCTGGTGCTAGGCCATTGACAAGTGTTAACGACAACATGAACCATGCACTTCCTCATAGTCAGATTCCTCTTCCATCGGAACATGTTGGAACTGAGAATACTTTGCAAGGTGGGGTACATCCTATGGATGAGAAAGCTTTGTCAGGGCTTCAAGCACGTATGGAAAGACTGAAGAGTGGATCCCTTGAACCTCTTTAG